A part of Corynebacterium mustelae genomic DNA contains:
- the rlmN gene encoding 23S rRNA (adenine(2503)-C(2))-methyltransferase RlmN, producing MATPIPLNFATARRAMPPKHFADLTTDERIVSLADLGLPKFRANQLAKHYYGRMQADPRSMTDLPAAARDKVAEALFPTLMTSVREVLADDGETQKTLWKLHDGTLLESVLMRYPNRATLCISSQAGCGMACPFCATGQGGLDRNLSTAEIVDQVRAAAATMESEGGRLSNIVFMGMGEPLANYKRVVHAIHQITEPVPQGFGISQRNVTVSTVGLAPAIRKLADEDLSVTLAVSLHTPDDELRDTLVPVNNRWSVAEVLDAAAYYADRSGRRVSIEYALIRDVNDHGWRADMLGKKLHKALGSKAHVNLIPLNPTPGSQWDASPKTQQDEFVRRVIAQGVTCTVRDTKGQEIAAACGQLAAEER from the coding sequence ATGGCTACACCCATCCCCCTTAACTTCGCTACTGCGCGTCGAGCAATGCCACCGAAGCATTTTGCCGATTTAACTACCGACGAACGGATTGTCTCTCTCGCTGATCTTGGATTGCCTAAATTCAGAGCGAACCAATTGGCTAAACATTACTATGGCCGCATGCAGGCCGATCCGCGGTCTATGACTGATCTTCCCGCAGCTGCGCGGGATAAAGTGGCCGAAGCGCTTTTCCCCACACTGATGACATCAGTGCGGGAAGTTTTAGCCGATGACGGCGAAACTCAAAAGACGCTGTGGAAGCTTCATGACGGTACCTTGTTGGAATCTGTTTTGATGCGGTATCCCAACCGCGCCACGTTGTGCATCTCATCCCAAGCGGGTTGTGGCATGGCGTGTCCGTTCTGCGCAACAGGCCAAGGCGGGTTAGACCGCAATTTGTCCACTGCCGAGATCGTAGATCAAGTTCGCGCGGCTGCCGCGACGATGGAATCAGAAGGCGGTCGGCTATCTAATATTGTCTTTATGGGGATGGGGGAGCCGTTAGCTAATTACAAGCGGGTGGTGCACGCTATCCATCAGATAACGGAGCCGGTGCCGCAGGGTTTTGGTATTTCGCAGCGAAACGTCACTGTATCTACGGTGGGATTGGCTCCGGCGATACGCAAGCTTGCCGACGAAGATCTGTCGGTTACTCTTGCTGTTTCTCTGCATACCCCGGATGACGAGTTACGCGATACCTTGGTTCCTGTGAACAATCGTTGGTCAGTGGCGGAGGTGTTGGATGCAGCAGCCTACTACGCAGATCGTTCTGGGCGTCGCGTCTCTATCGAATACGCGCTCATTCGGGACGTCAACGATCACGGGTGGCGCGCGGACATGCTTGGGAAAAAACTCCACAAAGCCTTAGGATCAAAAGCGCATGTTAACTTGATCCCACTTAATCCAACCCCGGGTTCCCAGTGGGATGCCTCCCCTAAAACCCAGCAAGATGAATTCGTTAGACGAGTTATCGCCCAAGGAGTTACTTGTACGGTTCGCGACACCAAGGGGCAAGAAATCGCAGCTGCTTGCGGTCAACTCGCAGCAGAAGAACGATGA
- a CDS encoding MFS transporter: MTSNPAVKTNRSRWAVFARLPLAVQLLLLTQMLFNVGFYLVVPFLATFMSQSLAASGTMIGLVLGLRTFSQQGLFFVGGALTDRFGVKPILLIGIAIRIIGFIAAGLSTTASQLLIAVVLIGFAAALFSPAAEASFSVAGRSTEDSGLITRAELFALDTVFSRVGALIGPILGAVLLPIGFPLMCFIAAGIFGMLLLSHALTVPAVTTPPSASIWNSLATVLRNKLFIAFAVAYSTGLVAYNQQYLSLPVELERATGSQEAIGWMFVFASIFVLLLQMPLARWAQQRTATVALAAGFISTASSFALIALLAPLTPADGWLSIAPILIMLMLLHIGQMVAVPIARDLVGIIAHEEHVGTYFGFLNSFGGLSVLISSLILGGLLDFAHTPQPTAALPWLVLTAIMAASAIALPRIATIARSRKVSI; encoded by the coding sequence ATGACATCGAATCCTGCTGTAAAAACCAATCGTTCGCGTTGGGCTGTATTTGCGCGCCTACCTCTAGCAGTCCAGCTTTTACTTCTAACCCAAATGCTATTTAACGTGGGTTTTTACCTGGTGGTTCCCTTTCTAGCAACATTTATGAGCCAATCACTGGCCGCAAGTGGCACAATGATTGGCCTGGTCCTGGGGCTTAGAACGTTCAGCCAACAAGGCCTGTTTTTCGTAGGTGGCGCATTGACGGATCGATTCGGGGTAAAACCGATCTTGCTCATTGGCATAGCAATCCGCATCATCGGTTTTATCGCCGCCGGATTGTCTACTACTGCGTCCCAGCTGTTGATAGCTGTAGTACTTATCGGCTTTGCCGCCGCGCTCTTTTCGCCAGCCGCCGAGGCATCGTTTTCGGTAGCAGGGCGCAGCACGGAAGATTCAGGCCTTATTACTCGAGCCGAGCTGTTCGCCCTGGACACGGTCTTTTCTCGGGTCGGTGCACTCATCGGCCCGATCCTGGGAGCAGTGTTACTGCCCATAGGTTTTCCGCTCATGTGCTTTATCGCAGCAGGGATCTTCGGCATGTTATTGCTCAGTCACGCACTGACCGTTCCTGCGGTCACCACCCCACCAAGCGCCTCCATATGGAATAGCCTGGCTACGGTACTACGCAACAAGCTCTTTATCGCTTTTGCAGTAGCCTATAGTACCGGACTGGTTGCCTACAACCAACAGTATCTTTCCTTGCCCGTGGAATTGGAACGTGCAACTGGAAGTCAAGAAGCTATTGGATGGATGTTTGTCTTTGCCAGTATTTTTGTTTTGCTCCTACAGATGCCTCTAGCACGTTGGGCACAACAGCGCACCGCAACCGTCGCTCTAGCAGCAGGATTTATCAGCACTGCCTCCTCCTTCGCGTTGATAGCCCTTCTTGCCCCGCTGACTCCGGCCGATGGATGGCTTTCCATTGCCCCCATTCTCATAATGCTGATGCTTCTACATATCGGTCAAATGGTTGCCGTTCCAATCGCCCGTGATCTGGTAGGGATCATCGCCCATGAAGAACACGTGGGCACTTATTTCGGCTTCCTCAATTCATTTGGTGGTCTTTCCGTCCTGATCAGCTCTTTGATTCTCGGTGGACTGCTGGATTTTGCCCACACCCCGCAACCTACAGCGGCTCTTCCCTGGTTGGTGTTAACAGCGATCATGGCAGCTTCAGCTATAGCGTTGCCCCGGATTGCCACCATCGCGCGTTCCCGAAAGGTGAGTATTTAA
- a CDS encoding ABC transporter substrate-binding protein, with product MSTIRRSALLRITAAATCSLLALSACTVEDTASGDNAVTIALPFQPVASLSPYSDDALLNTRMGIGETLLQLDSNGQPQPGLAKSWEVIDDKTVEFTLRDNVKFHDGTDLSPTAVVRALEHAVKADSRPKGLGKSELTFTAVGDNKVKVVSADSDPILAQRFADSGAIILAEKAYEQASPSLVGTGTGPFKLVELTDNEAKTEGFADYWDGKPALDSVKTVFIEDGAGRANAVRAGEVSLAQAVPIAQLVELGDLAVESTPIPRAVLLHLNTKKGAFADAGLRAKAAEAIESKSVVDNIYEGHASLANGSLFSESAEWATAVESKNSLAGAKDAAGTKIRLATWTERPELPEAASVLAEQLRGVGFDVEVVAQDYDSLEPALLAGEFDAVLASRNYQTGAADPVSYLSSDFSCDGSYNLSLYCNPEIDAAIDETNKISDTTKRYTSAAEIGAKVVADNAVIPVAHEYSLITYNKLEGISFDPFERKLITKNTKITS from the coding sequence ATGTCCACTATCCGACGCAGCGCCCTGTTGCGCATTACAGCAGCCGCAACCTGTTCATTATTGGCGCTCAGCGCATGTACCGTTGAAGATACAGCTAGCGGCGATAATGCCGTTACAATCGCGCTGCCATTTCAACCCGTAGCGTCACTTTCGCCCTATTCTGACGACGCACTTCTTAATACCCGCATGGGTATTGGTGAGACGTTACTCCAGCTCGATTCCAATGGTCAACCGCAACCAGGGTTGGCTAAATCCTGGGAAGTCATCGATGACAAAACCGTCGAATTCACCCTCCGAGATAACGTAAAATTCCACGACGGAACCGATCTAAGCCCAACAGCTGTTGTGCGAGCTTTAGAGCATGCGGTTAAGGCAGACTCCCGACCTAAGGGTCTCGGTAAATCCGAATTGACCTTCACCGCAGTAGGCGACAACAAGGTCAAGGTAGTCTCAGCCGATTCAGACCCAATTCTGGCACAACGTTTCGCGGACTCAGGCGCGATTATCCTCGCAGAAAAGGCTTACGAACAGGCCTCGCCGTCTCTAGTGGGAACCGGAACCGGCCCGTTTAAGCTGGTGGAACTAACCGACAATGAAGCAAAAACTGAAGGTTTCGCTGATTATTGGGATGGCAAGCCTGCACTAGATTCGGTAAAAACGGTGTTCATTGAGGACGGCGCAGGCCGAGCAAACGCGGTGCGCGCTGGCGAAGTCTCTTTGGCACAGGCCGTCCCCATTGCGCAATTGGTGGAATTGGGTGACTTAGCGGTGGAATCCACCCCTATTCCTCGGGCGGTATTACTACACCTAAATACAAAGAAAGGTGCTTTCGCCGATGCTGGGTTACGTGCCAAGGCTGCCGAAGCCATCGAGTCTAAGTCAGTAGTCGACAACATCTACGAGGGTCACGCATCTTTGGCGAACGGTAGCTTATTCAGTGAATCCGCTGAATGGGCCACAGCGGTGGAGTCGAAAAATTCTCTGGCGGGTGCCAAAGACGCTGCTGGAACCAAAATCCGGTTAGCTACGTGGACGGAGCGGCCTGAGTTGCCAGAGGCTGCGTCTGTGTTGGCTGAGCAACTACGTGGCGTGGGTTTTGATGTCGAAGTTGTGGCCCAAGACTACGATTCGTTGGAGCCTGCGCTGCTAGCAGGTGAATTCGATGCCGTACTAGCATCCCGAAACTATCAAACTGGTGCTGCAGACCCAGTTTCCTACCTCAGCTCCGATTTCAGCTGTGACGGTTCCTATAATCTGTCGTTGTACTGCAATCCAGAAATTGATGCTGCGATTGACGAAACCAATAAGATTTCTGATACCACTAAGCGTTACACCTCCGCTGCTGAAATCGGCGCCAAAGTGGTCGCCGACAATGCGGTTATCCCTGTAGCGCACGAGTATTCGCTGATCACCTACAACAAACTTGAAGGTATCAGCTTCGACCCGTTCGAGCGCAAACTCATAACCAAGAACACCAAAATCACAAGCTAG
- a CDS encoding ABC transporter ATP-binding protein: MIDITNAAVFPYLQPTSLHIAQGEKVALLGASGAGKTTLLRLLCGWLRPDVGTVTAPTIGDFSYIPQDLDGSLNPNLRIVDVVTEPIAIAGGDVASAKHTVPELLKSLALNPEIADKYPYEISGGQRQRVGIARALIGQPKVIYADEALSALDSTAKKLVIDLLKSPDLTTVLVSHDLVAATTLCSRCIIVSDGAIVEDIPATDFWSTTSASPMRRTLIDAHRLLNSETAI, encoded by the coding sequence ATGATCGACATAACCAACGCAGCTGTTTTTCCCTATTTACAACCAACCTCATTGCACATTGCCCAAGGGGAAAAAGTCGCCCTCCTGGGCGCTTCCGGAGCTGGAAAAACAACTCTGCTGCGGCTACTGTGCGGATGGTTACGGCCAGACGTCGGCACCGTCACAGCACCCACCATTGGTGATTTTTCGTATATCCCACAAGATCTTGACGGCAGCCTCAACCCCAACTTACGAATCGTCGATGTGGTTACCGAACCCATTGCAATTGCTGGCGGTGATGTCGCGTCCGCAAAACACACAGTCCCTGAATTGTTGAAATCACTGGCGTTAAACCCGGAAATCGCTGATAAATACCCGTATGAGATCTCGGGCGGACAACGCCAACGAGTTGGTATCGCCCGCGCCTTAATCGGTCAACCCAAAGTGATCTATGCTGATGAGGCACTCAGTGCGCTTGACAGCACGGCCAAGAAGCTAGTGATTGATCTACTTAAATCACCAGACCTCACTACTGTCTTGGTTTCCCATGATCTTGTTGCCGCAACAACTTTATGCTCTCGATGCATTATCGTGTCGGACGGCGCGATTGTTGAGGACATTCCCGCCACAGATTTCTGGAGCACTACCTCAGCAAGCCCGATGCGGCGCACCCTCATTGACGCCCACAGACTGCTTAACTCTGAAACCGCTATTTAA
- the dxr gene encoding 1-deoxy-D-xylulose-5-phosphate reductoisomerase, with amino-acid sequence MELMKTAVVILGSTGSIGTQALEVIADNPDKFQVVGIAAGGRNPELIIQQATTLKLSASQVSVANVDAAQLVSEALGAPVRSGHDAAENLVRETPADTVLNALVGSQGLAATMAVIETGSTLALANKESLVAGGELVMKALAPGQLVPVDSEHSAMAQCLRSGEKYEVDRLVLTASGGPFRGWTREQMWEVTPQQAAAHPTWSMGEMNTLNSATLINKGLELIEASLLFDIPADRIDVTVHPQSIVHSMVTFTDGATIAQASPPSMKLPISLALNWPHRVPNAQPALDFSAVATWDFFPVDDTAFPAVQLARDVALRGGTFPAVYNAANEQAAAAFLAGRIKFPAIVDVVEEIVSVSSQFAGTANTIAEVIECEQIARTYADEAIARIEG; translated from the coding sequence ATGGAACTTATGAAAACAGCGGTAGTAATTTTAGGTAGCACTGGCTCCATAGGCACGCAAGCACTCGAGGTAATTGCAGATAACCCGGATAAATTCCAAGTGGTTGGCATTGCGGCAGGCGGACGCAATCCGGAATTGATTATTCAACAGGCAACCACCCTCAAATTGTCAGCTAGTCAAGTGTCAGTCGCCAATGTCGATGCAGCACAACTAGTGTCAGAAGCTTTGGGGGCGCCGGTGCGCTCTGGGCATGACGCTGCGGAGAACCTGGTACGCGAAACGCCAGCAGACACAGTGTTAAATGCCTTGGTGGGATCCCAAGGTTTAGCTGCGACGATGGCGGTCATTGAGACTGGAAGCACTTTGGCATTAGCAAATAAGGAATCCTTGGTTGCTGGCGGTGAATTGGTCATGAAAGCGCTTGCCCCAGGTCAGCTGGTGCCGGTGGATTCAGAACACTCAGCCATGGCGCAGTGCTTACGCTCAGGAGAAAAATATGAGGTTGATCGACTAGTCCTCACCGCCTCCGGTGGACCGTTTCGTGGTTGGACTAGAGAACAGATGTGGGAAGTAACCCCGCAGCAAGCCGCGGCTCACCCCACGTGGTCTATGGGAGAAATGAACACCCTCAATTCCGCAACCTTGATTAATAAAGGACTGGAATTAATTGAAGCCTCCTTGCTATTTGATATCCCGGCTGACCGCATTGACGTCACGGTGCACCCCCAATCTATCGTGCACTCCATGGTGACGTTCACTGATGGAGCCACCATTGCGCAGGCGTCACCACCATCGATGAAGCTTCCTATTTCTTTAGCGTTGAATTGGCCTCACCGAGTGCCGAACGCACAACCCGCATTAGACTTCAGCGCTGTGGCCACTTGGGATTTTTTCCCGGTGGATGACACGGCTTTCCCAGCTGTTCAATTAGCACGCGATGTTGCGCTGCGCGGCGGCACGTTTCCAGCGGTATATAACGCAGCCAATGAGCAAGCGGCGGCTGCGTTCTTGGCTGGTCGGATAAAATTTCCTGCAATTGTCGATGTGGTGGAAGAAATAGTATCTGTTAGTTCGCAGTTTGCGGGTACGGCGAATACAATCGCGGAAGTCATAGAATGTGAGCAGATTGCCCGAACATATGCAGATGAGGCTATCGCACGCATTGAAGGTTAG
- a CDS encoding M50 family metallopeptidase has protein sequence MSYLLGVFIFAVGIAATIALHEWGHFATARFFGMKVRRFFVGFGPTVWSVKRGETVYGFKAIPLGGFCDIAGMTNQDELTAAEKPHAMIFKPWWQRIIVLLGGIIVNVIVALVILYGLAVTSGLPNNNVDTTATIGEINCVAPKQLDVQTLAPCSGAGPAAKAGLQVGDRVLAVDDTTVGSFVELRDYVMQKPNEQIVLHIERNGKPLDVPIQVESASRLNPAGEEVTVGAIGVASAPLELFISYGPIDAVGATVGFAGSLTSATLSGLASFPQKIPGVAASIFGAEREVDGPISVVGASHVGGVLAERSAWPMFFLMLASLNFFLAFFNLIPLPPLDGGHIAVVMYEKIRDLLRKLRGLAPAGPADYEKLVPVTMAVAAVLIGVGAIVIIADVVNPVNIFG, from the coding sequence ATGTCCTATTTACTTGGTGTTTTCATCTTTGCTGTCGGAATCGCTGCAACAATTGCGCTTCATGAATGGGGTCATTTTGCCACCGCTCGATTTTTTGGCATGAAAGTCCGACGTTTCTTTGTTGGTTTTGGGCCTACCGTCTGGTCCGTGAAGCGTGGAGAAACCGTCTATGGATTCAAAGCGATTCCTCTGGGCGGTTTCTGCGACATCGCAGGCATGACCAATCAGGATGAATTAACAGCGGCTGAAAAACCACACGCGATGATTTTCAAGCCCTGGTGGCAGCGGATCATCGTGTTATTAGGTGGGATCATCGTCAATGTCATCGTGGCGTTGGTCATTTTGTATGGGTTAGCGGTCACGTCCGGATTACCCAATAACAATGTCGACACTACGGCAACCATTGGTGAAATTAACTGTGTCGCTCCTAAACAACTGGACGTGCAGACTTTAGCACCTTGTTCTGGTGCTGGGCCAGCTGCCAAAGCAGGATTACAGGTCGGCGACCGAGTGTTGGCAGTGGATGACACTACCGTCGGAAGCTTCGTTGAGCTACGCGACTACGTGATGCAAAAACCAAATGAACAAATTGTGCTTCATATAGAGCGTAACGGTAAACCACTAGACGTGCCGATCCAGGTGGAATCTGCCAGCAGGCTTAATCCCGCTGGAGAAGAAGTAACGGTAGGTGCCATAGGTGTAGCTAGTGCGCCACTTGAACTTTTTATTTCCTACGGGCCAATCGATGCGGTTGGTGCCACAGTCGGATTCGCTGGATCTTTGACATCTGCCACCTTAAGCGGATTGGCTTCGTTCCCGCAAAAGATCCCAGGCGTTGCCGCATCAATCTTTGGTGCTGAACGCGAGGTTGATGGGCCGATCAGTGTGGTGGGCGCTTCCCACGTCGGCGGCGTCTTGGCGGAGCGCTCAGCTTGGCCAATGTTTTTCTTGATGCTCGCCAGCCTCAATTTCTTCTTGGCGTTTTTCAACCTGATTCCGCTGCCACCATTAGATGGTGGGCATATCGCGGTGGTTATGTACGAAAAAATTCGGGATTTATTACGGAAATTACGAGGCCTAGCACCCGCTGGGCCAGCCGATTACGAAAAATTGGTTCCGGTCACGATGGCAGTGGCAGCGGTTTTGATTGGTGTTGGTGCGATTGTCATCATTGCTGACGTGGTGAATCCGGTAAATATTTTTGGCTAG
- a CDS encoding CAP domain-containing protein has product MPRNWRRKALACAVVASLSFSNLHATQAPAVAQVATPHHTISLQAGSSEFNPEFFYKILGGAAPLFAAILGIVFWVTRSTPKESTETSKQSADTGLAPHTTTAPPTTESSTFWFPGTTPSPAQPSPEAAPPASNNNPVEPADAAAPNINNTAGKQTDLSSLSSSSSSTPPRKQNPATPGSESDSSVPRQIQRVLDEINSQRRSHGLNPVMLDTELSKAEQKVAEDFIRSGVFQTDHSMRVVPISGEDPVIGYRESIAKHDFLKQLVTRPDLTKVGIGLATNGFWWGGLARFVTEGDSLTTNEARVTKLIDRINQERRKNGVNPLHIAPSFTADEVAWAKHMKEVNKLYFSGTRRAVWRAHDPLEAVAVWAQQSGFNFILTDSRYSHVAVGLYQDGDEFWISARPITPGVALQERTKQIESIITAINNKRRTAGLSPLTVDDHNHTHLQKQAQLFANGKIVQQQLPLTEVYALADDPLAAAENLFAQKKNSDVLLYPRASRITVAIAEKDGFYAVAVKVPRNS; this is encoded by the coding sequence ATGCCTCGTAACTGGCGTCGAAAAGCGCTAGCATGCGCCGTTGTCGCATCGTTAAGTTTTAGCAATCTTCATGCCACACAAGCCCCTGCTGTCGCCCAGGTAGCCACCCCACACCATACGATCAGCCTGCAAGCTGGTTCATCGGAATTCAATCCAGAATTCTTCTACAAGATACTCGGCGGTGCTGCACCATTATTTGCCGCGATTTTGGGCATCGTTTTTTGGGTTACAAGATCAACACCAAAAGAATCAACGGAAACATCAAAGCAATCCGCTGATACTGGGTTAGCACCACATACGACTACCGCACCGCCGACCACGGAATCTTCAACATTCTGGTTCCCTGGCACAACCCCAAGTCCAGCCCAGCCTTCACCCGAGGCTGCCCCACCCGCTTCGAACAATAACCCTGTAGAGCCTGCTGACGCTGCGGCACCAAACATCAATAACACAGCGGGAAAGCAGACAGACCTATCGAGCCTTTCCAGTTCATCCAGTTCGACACCACCACGGAAACAAAATCCCGCTACACCAGGATCTGAATCCGATTCATCCGTCCCACGCCAAATACAGCGCGTGTTGGATGAGATCAATAGCCAACGTCGTAGCCATGGACTCAACCCAGTGATGCTTGATACCGAACTGAGCAAAGCAGAGCAAAAAGTTGCCGAGGATTTTATTAGATCAGGAGTTTTCCAAACGGATCACTCAATGCGGGTGGTTCCTATCTCCGGTGAAGATCCCGTGATCGGATACCGCGAATCTATCGCGAAACATGACTTCCTTAAGCAATTGGTTACCCGCCCAGATCTCACAAAGGTCGGCATCGGACTAGCCACAAACGGTTTTTGGTGGGGTGGTCTAGCACGTTTCGTCACCGAGGGAGACAGCTTAACCACTAATGAGGCACGTGTTACGAAACTCATTGATCGGATAAACCAGGAGCGAAGGAAAAATGGTGTGAACCCGCTCCACATTGCTCCTTCTTTTACTGCCGACGAAGTGGCATGGGCGAAGCACATGAAAGAAGTCAACAAACTCTACTTTTCGGGCACAAGGCGTGCAGTGTGGCGCGCCCACGATCCGTTAGAAGCAGTTGCAGTTTGGGCTCAACAATCTGGTTTTAATTTCATTTTGACTGATTCCCGCTACAGTCATGTTGCCGTCGGCTTGTACCAAGATGGTGACGAATTCTGGATTTCTGCACGCCCCATCACCCCAGGAGTCGCGCTGCAAGAACGCACAAAACAAATCGAATCTATTATCACCGCGATCAATAACAAGCGAAGGACAGCAGGACTTAGCCCGCTCACTGTTGACGATCACAATCACACTCACCTGCAAAAGCAAGCGCAACTTTTTGCCAACGGCAAAATTGTCCAGCAACAACTTCCCCTAACGGAAGTGTACGCGCTTGCCGACGACCCGCTCGCGGCCGCCGAAAACCTATTTGCGCAGAAAAAGAACAGCGACGTGTTGCTTTACCCTCGGGCATCAAGGATCACGGTTGCTATCGCGGAAAAGGACGGTTTTTATGCTGTCGCTGTGAAAGTGCCGCGAAACAGCTAA
- a CDS encoding ABC transporter permease subunit, protein MSATECPPSLVKKAKPSALRRCFSTIAFPLSLLVSGIIITAILPFIGQRDLAFAVFRAREAEREPDPEVLAAIREELNLPDSPLAGVIQWFSGALRGDFGVSWVDPARSATSVALSGFGVSATIAFLSTAIAVLIAIALVFPRITSVVRGKPARTSHILGMAMLGSIPEFVLAVVLLVVFGLQWGWFPVSGFSSIKHMVLPVLSLALPAAGMLGRILLITIDGISHEEWVRSWRLNGVKKSIIIYALLQRSMAVLLPQIVLFFAGNLAATVLIETTFSIPGMGNTAVKTAISRDIPVLQVIVITALVVGLLSGGLAQWLRHRLLAPLLQAETAYSSQSADSRLKPRGGWALMIVSLPFLALLVLWAILPVPSVTPEQRLRPPSMVHWLGTDQLGRDLAARIAHGAIFSLGAAVAVTAACAVLGLVLGLAGSWVSKLGNALNALPAVFIGVIFAGVFGASQLTACIAVLSVGWIPLAAHAASVVDETRATGYYRWAQVQGANRLRLLRVHTLPTLIPAIVRHAVSRIAHNALALVSLGFLGLGAPLESPNWGIILSESIRYIERAPWIMLTPTVLLILLGIASALATDTDIRLRKSR, encoded by the coding sequence ATGTCCGCTACCGAATGCCCGCCATCGCTTGTAAAAAAAGCCAAGCCGTCGGCTCTTCGACGCTGCTTTTCGACGATTGCGTTCCCGCTTAGCCTATTGGTTTCCGGAATCATCATCACCGCCATCTTGCCCTTCATTGGACAGCGGGATCTGGCATTTGCGGTATTTCGGGCCCGCGAAGCAGAACGCGAACCAGACCCAGAAGTCTTAGCGGCGATTCGTGAGGAATTAAATCTTCCGGATAGCCCACTAGCGGGGGTTATCCAATGGTTTTCTGGCGCACTCCGAGGGGATTTCGGTGTTAGCTGGGTCGACCCGGCCCGGTCCGCAACTTCCGTTGCGCTCAGCGGATTCGGAGTGTCTGCAACCATTGCATTTTTATCCACAGCCATTGCAGTGCTTATCGCCATAGCTTTAGTATTCCCTCGAATTACCAGTGTTGTTCGTGGTAAACCTGCAAGAACTTCACATATCTTGGGGATGGCAATGCTCGGATCCATTCCGGAATTTGTTCTAGCCGTCGTGCTATTGGTTGTTTTTGGATTGCAGTGGGGGTGGTTTCCAGTAAGCGGTTTTTCGTCGATAAAACACATGGTCTTACCTGTGTTGTCGTTGGCATTACCGGCTGCTGGCATGCTGGGACGGATCCTGCTCATCACAATCGACGGGATTTCCCATGAAGAGTGGGTTCGATCTTGGCGGCTCAATGGCGTGAAAAAGAGCATAATCATTTATGCGCTTTTGCAGCGCAGCATGGCTGTCCTACTGCCACAAATTGTTTTGTTCTTCGCAGGAAATTTAGCGGCCACGGTACTGATAGAAACAACTTTCAGTATTCCCGGAATGGGTAACACGGCAGTTAAAACAGCCATCAGCAGGGATATTCCCGTTCTACAAGTAATTGTTATAACGGCTTTGGTGGTGGGGTTGCTCTCCGGTGGACTCGCACAATGGCTACGACACCGATTGCTCGCACCGTTATTGCAAGCCGAAACTGCCTATTCATCGCAATCAGCCGATTCTCGCCTTAAACCCCGTGGCGGCTGGGCGCTAATGATAGTTTCACTGCCGTTTTTGGCGTTACTAGTTCTGTGGGCGATTCTGCCTGTCCCATCAGTTACGCCGGAGCAACGGCTTCGGCCACCTTCAATGGTTCATTGGTTAGGAACAGATCAACTCGGACGCGATTTAGCAGCCCGCATCGCGCATGGGGCGATTTTCAGTCTGGGTGCCGCTGTTGCTGTCACCGCAGCCTGTGCTGTTTTGGGATTGGTGCTTGGCTTAGCTGGGTCCTGGGTATCTAAGCTAGGCAACGCTCTTAATGCTCTTCCCGCAGTTTTTATCGGCGTAATTTTCGCTGGTGTCTTTGGAGCCTCACAGTTGACCGCATGCATCGCTGTTCTCAGTGTGGGCTGGATCCCTCTCGCCGCACACGCCGCCAGTGTCGTTGATGAAACTCGGGCAACTGGGTATTACCGCTGGGCACAGGTACAAGGTGCAAACCGCTTGCGGCTGTTACGGGTACACACCTTGCCAACACTGATTCCGGCTATTGTCCGTCACGCCGTTAGCCGAATAGCTCATAACGCCTTGGCACTTGTAAGCCTAGGTTTTCTTGGACTCGGTGCCCCGCTTGAATCGCCCAATTGGGGCATCATCTTGTCTGAGTCGATCCGCTACATTGAACGAGCTCCGTGGATAATGTTAACGCCGACAGTGTTACTAATTCTGCTGGGAATTGCATCTGCTTTGGCGACGGACACCGACATCCGATTACGAAAGTCTCGCTGA
- a CDS encoding DUF2631 domain-containing protein → MAGSHEIAPEVHNGVSTLDEPSAAWGWHHIGRNATQISGWICVFILLGYNFGNHKGHVETIFLFVFAALIAAGLLWQLFEPQGKQARTLTAHNKPVGHKELDWNYLQATCTGPYAELTDSQLRALNIEPSRVSHLRKLES, encoded by the coding sequence GTGGCCGGTTCTCACGAGATCGCCCCTGAGGTACACAACGGTGTATCCACCCTAGATGAGCCATCAGCAGCATGGGGTTGGCACCACATCGGGCGCAATGCAACCCAGATTTCGGGATGGATCTGCGTCTTCATTCTGCTGGGCTACAACTTCGGTAACCACAAGGGCCATGTTGAAACTATCTTCCTTTTTGTTTTTGCGGCACTAATCGCAGCTGGCTTACTGTGGCAGTTGTTTGAACCGCAAGGCAAGCAGGCTCGCACCTTGACTGCACACAACAAGCCAGTAGGCCACAAGGAATTGGACTGGAATTATCTGCAAGCTACTTGTACTGGGCCATATGCGGAGCTGACAGACTCACAGTTGCGCGCATTGAATATCGAGCCTTCTCGGGTATCTCACTTAAGGAAGCTGGAAAGCTAA